One Treponema pectinovorum DNA segment encodes these proteins:
- a CDS encoding ABC transporter ATP-binding protein — protein MFDKIFTYAGEYKKYTKLSMLMMFVGMCFYTLPFVFLYQLIQIFINQEKVSMVDFIWRFSAIFFCFLIYSIVYVKGLSFSHYSAYHTLKNIRQKLQSALEKKPLGTIQDYGSGRIKKLFNDDIEMIELLLAHAIPEGFANLFVPMIVIVGMMITDWRLGLLSLCSLPFGAFAMSMMFKVGMERMNDYYKSAAKMNNTIIEYVNGMEVVKIFNRDGESYKRYESDVNSYRDFTLAWYKVCWPWMAIYSALIPCTVMFTLPIGTLMVMHGSVSLSKFILVLCLSAGVGGPLLKAMSFAGKIPQLNKKISEIEKIMNEKDLIQTDSDFSGSNHSIEFENVTFAYKEDDVLKNINLKIPEGTMTAFVGESGSGKSTLAKLLVHFYDVKEGSIKIGGQELTQMSIESLNKQISYVAQEQFLFNTSLRENIRLGKLDATDKEIEEAAQKAQCADFLQRLPKGLDTPAGDGGKMLSGGERQRISLARAILKNAPIIVLDEATAFMDPENEEKMNAAIAQVIKGKTLIVIAHRLNSIVNADKICVLKKGTLIAQGKQDELLNTCAEYKNLWQASQGTAEWGVKGTGGESNA, from the coding sequence ATGTTTGATAAAATATTTACATATGCTGGAGAGTACAAAAAATATACTAAACTTTCCATGCTTATGATGTTTGTGGGGATGTGTTTTTATACGCTGCCCTTTGTATTTTTGTACCAGCTCATTCAAATTTTTATAAATCAAGAAAAAGTTTCTATGGTTGATTTTATATGGAGATTTAGTGCGATTTTTTTCTGTTTTTTAATTTATTCTATCGTGTATGTAAAAGGATTGAGTTTTTCTCATTATTCTGCATACCACACGTTAAAAAATATCAGACAAAAGTTGCAATCTGCACTTGAAAAAAAACCACTCGGCACAATTCAAGATTACGGGTCGGGACGCATAAAAAAATTGTTCAACGACGATATTGAAATGATTGAATTATTGCTTGCACATGCAATACCAGAAGGTTTTGCAAATCTTTTTGTTCCGATGATTGTTATTGTGGGAATGATGATTACAGATTGGCGGCTTGGGCTTTTGAGCCTTTGTTCGCTTCCATTTGGGGCTTTTGCAATGAGTATGATGTTCAAAGTTGGCATGGAGAGAATGAACGATTACTACAAATCTGCTGCAAAAATGAACAACACGATTATTGAATATGTAAATGGGATGGAAGTTGTAAAGATTTTTAATAGAGATGGAGAATCTTACAAGCGTTACGAAAGCGATGTTAATTCATACAGAGATTTTACTTTAGCATGGTATAAAGTGTGCTGGCCGTGGATGGCAATATATTCAGCTTTGATTCCGTGTACAGTTATGTTTACGTTGCCGATTGGCACCCTTATGGTTATGCATGGAAGCGTAAGTTTAAGTAAATTCATTCTCGTTTTGTGTCTTTCTGCTGGAGTTGGAGGGCCGCTGTTAAAAGCGATGTCTTTTGCAGGAAAAATTCCACAATTAAATAAGAAAATTTCTGAAATTGAAAAGATTATGAATGAAAAAGATTTAATTCAAACGGATTCCGATTTTTCAGGCTCTAATCATAGCATTGAATTTGAAAATGTTACTTTTGCATACAAAGAAGATGATGTTCTAAAGAATATAAATTTAAAAATTCCAGAAGGAACAATGACCGCTTTTGTTGGAGAATCCGGTAGTGGAAAATCCACTTTGGCAAAACTCCTTGTACATTTTTACGATGTAAAAGAAGGTTCAATAAAAATTGGAGGACAAGAGCTTACACAGATGAGCATAGAATCCTTGAACAAGCAAATTTCGTATGTGGCTCAGGAACAATTTTTGTTTAATACATCGCTGCGCGAAAATATTCGCCTTGGAAAACTAGATGCAACTGATAAAGAAATTGAAGAGGCTGCACAAAAAGCGCAATGTGCAGATTTTTTGCAAAGGCTTCCAAAAGGGCTTGATACTCCAGCTGGCGACGGCGGAAAAATGCTCAGCGGTGGCGAAAGGCAGAGGATAAGCCTTGCGCGTGCAATCCTTAAAAATGCGCCAATTATCGTATTGGACGAAGCGACTGCGTTTATGGATCCAGAAAATGAAGAAAAAATGAATGCCGCCATAGCACAGGTAATAAAAGGTAAAACTCTAATTGTTATTGCGCACAGGCTCAATTCAATAGTAAATGCTGACAAAATTTGTGTTCTAAAAAAAGGAACACTTATTGCGCAAGGCAAGCAAGACGAGTTACTCAACACCTGCGCAGAATATAAAAATTTATGGCAAGCCTCGCAGGGAACGGCAGAATGGGGAGTAAAAGGAACAGGAGGAGAAAGTAATGCTTAA